The Magnetococcales bacterium genome includes a window with the following:
- a CDS encoding prepilin-type N-terminal cleavage/methylation domain-containing protein — MKNRPANRRINRKEGGFTLLELIIVVIVIGILGSMALPKFGTITDTAQINVDNYEDAAEASQDACLEATSNNTTICGASTDKISSGN; from the coding sequence ATGAAAAACAGACCCGCAAATCGCCGCATCAACCGTAAAGAGGGCGGCTTCACCCTGCTCGAACTGATCATCGTGGTGATCGTCATCGGTATTCTGGGCTCCATGGCCCTACCCAAATTCGGCACCATCACCGACACCGCCCAAATCAACGTAGACAACTACGAAGATGCTGCTGAGGCCTCCCAGGATGCGTGCCTGGAAGCCACCAGCAACAACACCACCATCTGCGGTGCCAGCACCGATAAGATCAGCAGCGGGAATTAA
- a CDS encoding prepilin-type N-terminal cleavage/methylation domain-containing protein, with amino-acid sequence MKRAKSAGYRDQQGFSFLELVIVVVIVGILAAMSLPKFGSLGPSAANANAESVAGAIGAAAASYNARCEVGLETACSGLTCSAAMGLLSGIDAADYTLGGSPGNGCTVLHTKGDTTYTSAPIQ; translated from the coding sequence ATGAAAAGGGCCAAATCAGCCGGTTATCGAGATCAACAGGGATTCAGTTTTCTGGAACTGGTCATTGTGGTCGTCATCGTCGGCATTCTGGCGGCCATGAGCCTGCCCAAGTTTGGCTCCCTGGGACCAAGTGCCGCCAACGCCAATGCCGAATCGGTCGCCGGAGCCATCGGCGCTGCTGCGGCCAGCTATAACGCCCGCTGTGAAGTGGGCCTGGAAACCGCCTGCTCCGGCCTCACCTGTTCGGCTGCCATGGGGCTGTTGAGCGGTATTGATGCCGCTGATTATACCCTGGGCGGCAGTCCCGGGAATGGCTGCACGGTGCTTCACACCAAGGGGGATACCACCTATACCTCCGCTCCGATTCAGTAA
- a CDS encoding GspH/FimT family pseudopilin, with amino-acid sequence MAKPGSLLRRSNHLDTEGFTLLELVLVMVVLGLLAFSAIPLFPDGVDRVAEARRLAGEIRLAQSHAMNRGERYTILSTGDSSYEIRDSSNNPVAGSTTTLKRGSLSTFTIEFDSFGSPTAGATTITVTDNGTTQVGVAADTGYVSVP; translated from the coding sequence ATGGCGAAACCAGGATCGCTCCTGAGACGTTCCAACCACCTTGATACCGAAGGCTTTACCCTCCTGGAGCTGGTTTTGGTGATGGTGGTTCTGGGGCTTTTGGCTTTTTCCGCCATTCCTCTTTTTCCGGATGGGGTGGACCGGGTGGCTGAAGCCCGGCGGCTGGCGGGGGAGATCCGCCTGGCCCAATCCCACGCCATGAACCGGGGGGAGCGCTACACCATTCTCTCCACCGGCGACAGCTCCTACGAAATCCGCGACAGCAGCAACAACCCCGTAGCGGGTAGCACCACCACCCTGAAGCGGGGCAGCCTCTCCACCTTCACCATCGAGTTCGACTCTTTCGGCTCTCCCACAGCCGGAGCCACCACCATCACCGTGACCGACAATGGCACCACCCAGGTGGGCGTAGCTGCCGACACCGGCTATGTGAGCGTGCCATGA
- a CDS encoding prepilin-type N-terminal cleavage/methylation domain-containing protein: MNHPLSHRGYTFLEVIVVIVVIGMVAAGLSSAMVTSLQNPTLNREVAQATFVAQQTLDTILTDRRSGDPAKGYDNTTTAFATTILAGKVFTPTVTVSAQGAGSNGCPAGADCKLVEVSVVAPGGATIEAATLLIDYE; encoded by the coding sequence ATGAATCATCCCCTCTCTCATCGCGGCTATACCTTTCTGGAAGTGATCGTGGTGATTGTGGTGATCGGTATGGTGGCAGCGGGTCTCTCATCGGCCATGGTCACCTCTTTGCAAAACCCCACCCTGAACCGGGAGGTGGCCCAAGCGACCTTTGTGGCCCAGCAGACCCTGGATACCATCCTCACCGACCGCCGCAGCGGTGATCCAGCCAAAGGGTATGACAACACCACCACTGCCTTTGCCACCACCATCCTGGCAGGAAAAGTCTTTACCCCTACGGTGACGGTGTCGGCTCAGGGTGCTGGTAGTAATGGTTGTCCAGCGGGGGCGGATTGCAAATTGGTGGAAGTTTCGGTGGTCGCCCCCGGGGGAGCCACGATTGAGGCCGCTACGTTGTTGATCGATTATGAGTGA
- a CDS encoding type II secretion system protein — MIPSPERSWPVAGRLRGREWLAPRHQARRLGFTLLEMVMTITLLAVVTGMVLPILSVGFETFFLHSNIRESDSRALLALERMTRELRGADPDTLVTGASSISFTDQNGAAVSFVLNNDTLMRGGSILAEGVTALAFTVNSGTYDTTVQIDLTVEVGGQGEPFRTTVGIRN; from the coding sequence ATGATCCCATCACCAGAAAGGAGCTGGCCTGTTGCCGGTCGATTGAGGGGGAGAGAGTGGCTTGCCCCCCGGCACCAAGCCCGGCGCTTGGGATTTACCCTCCTGGAGATGGTGATGACCATCACGCTGCTGGCGGTGGTGACCGGCATGGTGTTGCCCATTCTATCGGTAGGATTTGAAACCTTTTTTCTCCACTCCAACATTCGAGAGAGCGACAGTCGTGCGCTTTTGGCTCTGGAGCGAATGACCCGGGAGTTGCGGGGGGCGGATCCTGACACCCTCGTCACCGGGGCCAGCTCCATCTCCTTTACCGATCAAAATGGTGCGGCGGTTTCCTTTGTACTGAATAACGATACCCTGATGCGGGGGGGGAGTATTCTGGCGGAAGGGGTGACGGCGCTGGCGTTTACGGTAAATAGTGGAACCTATGACACCACGGTACAGATCGATCTGACTGTGGAGGTGGGGGGGCAGGGGGAACCTTTCCGCACGACAGTAGGGATTCGGAACTGA
- a CDS encoding SUMF1/EgtB/PvdO family nonheme iron enzyme: MAKKKTFPDAIPEESMLLQYKIEKVLGQGGFGITYLATDTRLKMPVALKEYFPAGVAVRDLASGQLRPKSPNEEAQFKTGLEAFLEEGRTLARFRHPNIVQVLNFFEEMGTAFMVMSYEDGKCLGDLFKARQQLTEEKLLEIVLPLLDGLHVLHEEGFIHRDIKPDNIYLRKKDDSPVLLDFGATRQTMGEQTKTVTAMLTPGYAPFEQYHSSSKRQGPWTDIYALGAVLYRAVSGRLPDHSTDRGSAILQSEPDPTPSALSVAGGYYSDHFLNAVDKAMQVLEKDRPQNTMELKERLTGRFDGVDEPLTRPMMGQPPGFAAGGPDFQEPASTLMDIADHDDYMPVLDEATTFPTGPALELEPEDEEEEETPPAGSDPASDGPGSEAQPEAPLSPEPAPAPDRVAPENLEEEEEEYEKESSGGLMIPVLAILLGAGGWFGYQHFMGEESAPAGQTAPGQFATPEQARHMPPGASGMMPASQRGPARDLPIEEWIEPVTGMVFIKVGGGCFQMGSDDGKKDEQPIHEACVGDLWVGKHEVTNAQYNQCVTAGGCAPTEWQAGGNLEHYNQLGKALSVADHPVVGVSWNNANEMAAWLSSQGNGHYRLATEAEWEYSCRSGGGDEKFCGGFLVGKVAWHSNNSEEETHPVGLLEANALGLHDMSGNVWEWVSDWHNNDYYQVSPINNPQGPPEGTHRVRRGGGWYDPPRDVRSAGRYRSDASIRFNDLGMRLVKNP; encoded by the coding sequence GTGGCCAAGAAAAAAACATTTCCAGACGCTATTCCCGAAGAGTCCATGCTGCTCCAGTACAAGATTGAAAAAGTACTGGGTCAGGGGGGATTCGGTATCACCTATCTCGCTACCGATACCCGGCTGAAAATGCCGGTGGCGCTGAAGGAATATTTTCCCGCCGGGGTCGCGGTGCGGGATCTGGCCAGCGGTCAGCTCAGGCCCAAATCCCCCAACGAGGAGGCTCAGTTCAAAACCGGGCTCGAAGCCTTCCTGGAGGAGGGGCGTACCCTGGCCCGTTTTCGCCATCCCAACATCGTCCAGGTGCTCAATTTTTTTGAGGAGATGGGTACCGCCTTCATGGTGATGAGCTATGAGGATGGCAAATGCCTGGGGGATCTGTTCAAGGCCCGCCAGCAGCTCACCGAAGAAAAGCTTCTGGAGATTGTCCTGCCGCTCCTGGACGGTCTTCATGTTCTCCACGAGGAGGGCTTTATCCATCGGGATATCAAGCCCGACAACATCTACCTGCGCAAAAAGGACGACTCTCCCGTGCTGCTGGATTTTGGCGCTACCCGCCAAACCATGGGTGAGCAGACCAAAACCGTCACCGCCATGTTGACGCCGGGCTACGCCCCCTTTGAGCAATACCACTCTTCCAGCAAGCGGCAGGGGCCCTGGACCGATATTTATGCCTTGGGTGCGGTGCTCTACCGGGCGGTCTCCGGTCGCCTGCCCGATCACTCCACGGATCGGGGCAGCGCCATCCTCCAGAGCGAACCCGACCCCACCCCTTCGGCCTTGTCGGTGGCTGGCGGCTACTATTCAGACCATTTTTTAAACGCCGTCGATAAGGCGATGCAGGTTCTGGAAAAAGACCGCCCCCAAAACACCATGGAGTTGAAGGAGCGCCTTACCGGTCGATTTGACGGGGTGGACGAACCCCTGACCCGACCGATGATGGGGCAACCACCGGGATTTGCAGCAGGCGGGCCTGACTTCCAGGAGCCTGCCAGCACCCTGATGGATATTGCCGATCATGACGACTATATGCCGGTTTTGGATGAGGCGACCACCTTTCCCACCGGACCTGCCCTGGAGCTGGAACCAGAGGATGAGGAGGAAGAGGAGACCCCGCCAGCCGGAAGTGATCCTGCTTCGGATGGCCCAGGCAGTGAAGCGCAACCCGAAGCCCCACTCTCCCCCGAACCTGCCCCGGCCCCTGATCGGGTCGCTCCGGAAAATCTGGAGGAGGAGGAAGAGGAGTATGAGAAGGAATCTTCCGGTGGATTGATGATCCCGGTTCTGGCCATTTTACTCGGAGCGGGGGGATGGTTTGGCTATCAACATTTTATGGGCGAGGAGAGCGCACCCGCAGGTCAGACAGCCCCGGGACAGTTTGCCACGCCAGAACAGGCCCGACACATGCCCCCGGGTGCTTCCGGGATGATGCCTGCCAGCCAACGGGGACCAGCCCGCGATCTTCCCATCGAAGAGTGGATCGAGCCGGTAACGGGAATGGTTTTTATCAAGGTGGGGGGCGGCTGCTTTCAGATGGGCAGCGATGACGGTAAAAAAGATGAGCAGCCGATTCACGAGGCGTGTGTTGGTGATCTCTGGGTGGGCAAGCATGAGGTGACCAACGCCCAGTACAACCAGTGCGTCACCGCTGGCGGTTGCGCTCCCACGGAATGGCAGGCCGGTGGCAACCTGGAGCACTACAACCAACTGGGCAAAGCCCTCTCCGTGGCCGATCATCCAGTGGTGGGGGTCTCCTGGAACAATGCCAACGAAATGGCTGCCTGGCTATCGAGTCAGGGAAATGGCCACTATCGGCTCGCCACGGAAGCAGAGTGGGAATACAGCTGCCGCTCTGGTGGTGGGGACGAAAAATTTTGCGGGGGGTTTTTAGTCGGCAAAGTAGCTTGGCATTCCAATAATTCCGAAGAGGAAACCCACCCGGTAGGTCTCCTGGAGGCCAACGCCCTGGGCCTTCACGATATGAGCGGCAACGTTTGGGAATGGGTGTCGGATTGGCACAACAACGACTATTACCAGGTGAGCCCCATCAACAATCCCCAAGGCCCTCCAGAGGGTACCCATCGGGTGCGCCGGGGTGGGGGCTGGTATGATCCCCCCAGAGATGTCCGCTCAGCCGGGCGTTATCGAAGTGATGCCAGCATTCGCTTCAACGATTTGGGTATGCGCCTGGTGAAAAATCCATAG